One Turneriella parva DSM 21527 genomic region harbors:
- a CDS encoding Lsa36 family surface (lipo)protein has protein sequence MKKYSLFAIMATIATISQAHAAIVLDVNTGDATANAVLKAEIEKQFQVPTMTDFLGRMSNAQSLSNKGQGVSYATDHSLFVVGGSGGVGFSSASGFDVQTSGNGLPPVGIGVQGSIMAGMSLSKLPVPALGPVDLKKLTIFVNFMGYSNDSIVSSLSVKTNTFGIHAQYKFIDGKNIGGLGLLNWGGVAFTTGFDVSSNSLTYKVGQSISPSSGGITYNWTPNSNSNLVLEANSFSVPLEISTSARLLYILSIFGGAAVDLNFGNSKVAANLNGPVTSTPAGVNGTASLTGSEEQGPAFGHLRFFAGPQLNLVPLRNTNLLSIYAQGNVSLGGNYGVHAGIRAAW, from the coding sequence ATGAAGAAATATTCATTATTCGCAATAATGGCTACAATAGCTACCATTTCACAGGCACACGCAGCTATTGTTTTAGATGTCAATACGGGTGATGCGACTGCCAATGCGGTCTTGAAAGCTGAAATCGAGAAGCAGTTTCAGGTTCCGACTATGACTGACTTTCTTGGGCGCATGTCTAATGCACAGTCTCTTTCGAATAAGGGGCAGGGTGTTTCCTATGCCACAGATCACAGCCTTTTTGTCGTTGGCGGCAGCGGTGGTGTAGGCTTTAGTAGTGCCTCAGGCTTTGACGTGCAAACCAGCGGCAATGGTCTGCCACCGGTCGGTATAGGTGTTCAGGGTTCAATAATGGCCGGTATGTCTTTGTCAAAACTACCCGTGCCTGCATTAGGCCCGGTAGACCTCAAGAAGCTAACCATTTTCGTCAATTTCATGGGATACTCCAATGACTCGATCGTCAGCAGCCTCAGTGTGAAGACCAACACCTTTGGTATTCACGCGCAATATAAGTTTATCGACGGCAAAAATATTGGTGGTTTGGGCCTTTTGAACTGGGGCGGTGTGGCCTTTACTACTGGCTTCGATGTCAGCAGCAATTCGCTTACCTATAAGGTCGGACAGAGCATATCACCATCTTCGGGTGGGATCACCTACAATTGGACGCCCAATTCTAACAGTAACTTAGTGCTCGAAGCCAATTCATTCAGTGTTCCGCTCGAAATTTCGACGAGCGCGAGGCTCCTCTATATTCTCTCAATATTTGGCGGCGCTGCGGTAGACTTGAATTTCGGAAATTCCAAAGTTGCAGCAAACCTCAACGGTCCGGTGACCAGTACACCTGCTGGTGTAAACGGAACAGCGAGTCTCACCGGCAGCGAAGAACAAGGGCCTGCATTTGGTCACCTGCGCTTTTTCGCGGGGCCGCAGCTCAACCTCGTGCCGCTGAGAAATACTAACCTGCTTAGCATTTACGCGCAGGGTAATGTATCTTTGGGCGGCAACTACGGCGTACACGCAGGTATAAGGGCAGCCTGGTAA
- a CDS encoding flagellar biosynthesis anti-sigma factor FlgM, translating to MNIDKINNAGQVQALNDKTGVKAQETKSPALGNDTVSISQAALQAREAAQVQKAVSSASDVRADRVREVKEKLARGEYDNPSNEVLGHIAAKLTTAVKAGQ from the coding sequence ATGAATATAGACAAAATTAACAATGCCGGGCAAGTTCAGGCATTGAACGACAAAACGGGCGTCAAAGCGCAAGAAACCAAGAGCCCAGCTCTGGGTAACGACACTGTCTCGATTTCACAGGCCGCACTGCAGGCACGTGAAGCGGCGCAGGTGCAGAAGGCCGTCTCTTCAGCAAGCGACGTGCGCGCTGACCGCGTGCGTGAAGTTAAAGAGAAACTGGCGCGCGGCGAATACGACAACCCTTCAAACGAAGTGTTGGGCCACATCGCAGCGAAACTCACCACTGCAGTAAAAGCGGGCCAGTAG